The sequence below is a genomic window from Sorangiineae bacterium MSr12523.
CGCACGCGCCGCGCGTATTCACGCCAGGTAATGCGCTCCATGTCGCCCGGCGTTCGCAGTGCGATGGCATCCGGTTGGCGCTGGGCGTTCAGCTGAAAGGCTTCGCAGAGCGTTCGCACCCCCGGGCTCGTCTTCATCCGGCAAAGGCTAGCTCCGCGCCGGAAAAAAACAATCGTGACTGCTTTTTTCTGACCCCTTGATCTTTCCGACGGAACCGTCACCTTGCGGGGCGAATGGCTCGCGCGCCGATTTCATCTGCCGTCCCCAAGCAGCACCGCAGCCGCGTTACGCGCGAGCGGTTGCTGCGCGCGGCTGTCGAGTGCCTTGCGGAGCTGGGGTGGGCTCGTACGACGATGGGCGTCATTGCCGACCGTGCGGGTGTTTCACGCGGTGCATCGCAGCATCATTTCCACACACGCGACGAGCTGGTGACCGCGGCCATCGAGTACGGCGCCCGCGCGCGGTTGGAGGAGATCCGTCGCGAAGCATCCATTACCGCCATTCCGCGGCGGTCACGTTCGGAGGCCGTGCTCGACTTGCTCGTGCGCTCGTCCGGAAACACGCTTTTCATGGCCGCGCTGCAATTATGGGTCGCCGGCGCATCGGACGAGCGGCTGCGCGAGCAACTCATTCCATTGGAGGCGAGGGTAGGGCGCGAAGTGCATCGCGTGACTGCGGAACTGCTCGGCGTGGACGACC
It includes:
- a CDS encoding TetR/AcrR family transcriptional regulator, translating into MARAPISSAVPKQHRSRVTRERLLRAAVECLAELGWARTTMGVIADRAGVSRGASQHHFHTRDELVTAAIEYGARARLEEIRREASITAIPRRSRSEAVLDLLVRSSGNTLFMAALQLWVAGASDERLREQLIPLEARVGREVHRVTAELLGVDDRQPGVYESIEATLDLVRGLMLANLLRAHPERSEKVLHQYARMLDAAVPSVSSLSSLSSTASKRSSKKAKPQGK